The genomic stretch CTTAACTTACCTGTGGTGGAAATAATTTCTGGACCTGCTTATTATTCTAGTTCAACTGAAGCTAGCTTTTTGTTTACAGCCAATTGTGTCCCAAGTCTTTTTAAATATTCTTTTAACAACGAAGATTTTCAGGTAAGCGACTTGTCTGAAAGTATTAGCGAGGGCAGAGTGTTTAATGAAGAATCGAATATATTAGAAATAAAGATTAAAGATAGGCTGGGAAGGTCGGCCAGCACTTCTTTTGAATGGATTATTGATACAACCCCACCGGAAGTAATATTTGGAGATACTACTTTCAGTGAGAATGAAATACTAATAAATTGGGAGATAGCTAGCTCAACAAGAGATGGGTCGCCATTTAAATATTTCGAATTAGAAGAGTTTATTGATGGAGCATTCTTCGACAGTTTTATTGTTGAAGCTAATATTTTTTCAAGGGCAATAAGCACTCAAGACAATATGAGTTTTAGAATAAGGGCAGTTGATATGGCGGGGAATATTGGTGAGTGGGTTGATAAGGTGATTATAATATTACCCGAAAGCAATCATATTTTAATAAGTGAAGTGGGGATTATTGGAACAGAATTTATCGAGCTCTATAATCCGACAGAAGAGGATTTTTTAATAAGTTCATGGTATCTTGCCTACTATCCTGCTGAACGGGATTGGTATAATCCCTATCGTTTACTGGAGATAAGACCAGCAGAAATAGAGTCTAGAGGTTTTTTTTAGTTTCAGTTGTTGAAGATGAAATAAGTATTGCTGATGATAGCTTCTCTTACGCTTCTGATTTTTTGAATAATTCAAACGGATCAATCGCTCTTTTTGATTCAAAACCAGAAGAGGGAGAAGATGCTCCCGAAGCGATTGATGCTGTTGCTTGGGGTGGGGTTGAACATGTTTTTGAAGGAAGCCCAATTCAACTAACTGAAAATGCAATTTCGATAGAAAGAAAAGCCAACTCCAAATCATCTATAGAAACTATGCTAGATATAGAAAGCGATGCATTTCTGGGGAACGGTTATGACACAAACAACAACTCAGAGGACTTTGTGTCTCACACTGTAAGTAATCCACAAGGAAATGGATCGAGCTTTGAGCCAAGAGACTTGACCATACCTGGAGCAGTAGATGACTTAGGGATTAATAGCATAGAAGAGCATGAAGCTGAAATTTCTTGGACTGCTTCATTATATTCAAATATAGAAATAGGTGCCCTATATAAAATTCTCTATTTAAAAAACAATAATTGCGAGGGAGATGTTGATTGGGGAAATGCTGCGTCAACTACTGTGCCAAGCAGGAATCAAAAGGATTATTTTATTGCCATGGTAATGATTGATCCACCGTATACTTATAGAATACTCGGGTTAGAAGATAACACAGATTATTGTCTTGCCATAAAAGTCTTCAATGGTGAAGCTTGGTCTGATTTTTCAAATATAGTAAATTTAAAAACAGAAATGTCATCAACCGAATTAATAACACTCGTTCCTACTACTGGCGATTATATAAATATTGATAGACTAAGCAAGGAGGATAGTCCCTATCTTGTCGATAGACTTATGAAAGTTGGTCAAGCAGGCCTTATTATAGAACCTGGAGTGATTGTTAAGTTTAATGATATCTACCTAGAGAATGGCGAAGAATATCCGACGGGAATTCTAGCTGAGGGTCCAATAACTGCAATTGGAACAATGGAAGACGTTATAATATTTACTTCTGATAAAGATAATAATTCAGGAGGGGATACAGATCAAAATGGAAACGAGACGAGGCCAGCACCTGGTTCTTGGGGAAGCATTGATTTGCATAGTAAAAATAATATCTTTGAAAGTGTTGTTTTCAAGTACGGAGCTAGAGATTTATCCAGAGGAGTTTTAAATATTTTTGAAGATGAAAATGAAATAATTGGTTCATCTTTTTTTGATAACTCGAAAGGTATAGAAATTACTCACGCTTCATCAACAAACCCTACAAAAATAACTAACAACTTATTTCAAGATACAGGAGAATCCATTTCAGTTTTTGGCGATTCAAATCCTGTAATAGAGAATAATATTTTTGTAGAATAATAGTCGTCTCAAATATAAAATAAAATAACCCTGAAAACAACTAAAACATAATACATATTACTAAATTTATAGTACTTCAGTATACTAGTATACTGAAGCAAAAATATATGGGTGGGAAAGTAAAATATAATTCACTTTCGGAAAGTGAAAAGAAAAAATATCTTGGTGATTTTTATACTATGGTTTCCTTGTTGTCAGGCAGAGATGAGGTTAAATCATTTTTTAAAGACTTGCTATCCCTAAGTGAAATAACGATGATATCAAGGAGAATACAAATAGCTAACTACTTTTAATGGGAGATTCACATAGAGACATCAGAGAAAGCCTTGGTGTCGGGTTTAGCACTATTATTCAGGTTGATAGATGGTTAAACGAAGGGTTTGGTGGTTATAGAAAAACTATAAAAAAATATGAAAAAATGAACAAAAAAGATTTAAATATTTCAATAGAAGATGATTGTTCAGACTTGTCTTTGAAAAAATTGAGAAAAAATCATCCCGGTCATTTTCTATTATTAAATCTTTTGGATAAATAAGTGCTACAGTATACTAGTATACTGTAGCAAAGATATATTTTTTTGTAGAGTAGTAGTTAACCTAAATACATGTTAATTAGAATTAGTGCGATTTAGGTTAGGGGAGTGAATAAAAAGAAAAAAAGACTTCCGGGGAAGTCCTTTTGTGAAATGGTCGGTTGAGCCCTCCGAGCTTTGGCCATGCATGAGGATCATGTTTTGACTTTTGCTATTTGGTTAGGAGGACCCACCCGATAACTTTGTTAAGCAATGATCTTATAAATATATTAAGGCTAAATTATTTTTGTGTCAAGACACACAGACACACATTATCCTTGCTCAAAAATTGTTTTTTATGATATAGTTAAAATGTTATAATTTAAGAAAAGAAGGTGAAGAATGTCACCAATTTTTAAGAAAAATGAAAAGAAGAATAGGTTTTATAGGTCAAGGGTGGATAGGTAAACACTACGCAGATGATTTCGAAAATAGGGGATATGATGTAGTTCGATATTCTCTAGAAGAACCATATATTAATAATAAAGAAGAAATAAAATACTGCGATATAGTTTTAATTGCAGTTCCAACGCCATCAAAACCGGAGGGTTTTGATTCTAGCATTTTACGCGGGGCAGTGAAAATTGTTGGAAAAGGGAAAGTGGCTGTTATTAAATCAACCTTACTTCCTGGCGTAACTGAAGAGATTCAAGCAGAAAACCCTGATATATATGTAGTTCATTCCCCGGAGTTTTTAAGAGAGGCTAACGCAGCTTTTGATGTAGCCAATCCTGTTAGAAATATTGTAGGTATTCCTGTGGATAATGAAGAATATAGAAAGCATGCCGAAATAATTTTTGAAGTACTTCCAGAGGCTCCGTTCAAATTAGTTTGTCACTCTCGTGAAGCTGAATTGATTAAATATGGAGGCAATGTTCATCTTTATATAAAAGTAGTTTTTATGAATATGCTTCATGATTTGGCGACTAGTCATGACCTAAATTGGGATACAATAAAAGAGGCAATGGCCGCTGATTCTCGTATTGGTAGTTCTCATATGGATCCAGTTCATCAGAGTGGTCGAGGAGCAGGTGGACATTGTTTTATAAAAGATTTTGCTGCATTTAAAGAACAGTATGAAGAAGCAGTTGGCGATAGTCAAGGCTTGGACGTTTTAAATGCTCTGCAAAATAAAAATAATAGACTCCTGAAGGACAGCAATAAAGACTTGGATTTGCTAGAAAGTGTTTTTGGAGGTATTGACAATATTTAATTTTCATGTTAATTTAAGCTGTTTTAGAAAATAAATTACAAATATATGGCTAAATGTATAGTGACTGGTGGAGCTGGCTTTATTGGCTCTAATCTGGTTGATGAATTAATAAAAAGAGGTGATGAGGTTGTTATCGTTGATAATTTGAGTACAGGTAAAAAGGAAAATATTAACTCTAAGGCAAGGTTTCACAAAGAAGATATTAGAAATCTGGAAAGATTAACTTCTATTTTTGAAGGTGCTGATTATGTTTTTCATTTGGCTGCACTCGCTCGAGTACAACCTTCAATAGAAGATCCCCTCACTTATCACGACGTTAATGTAAATGGTACTCACAATGTCCTAGAAGCAGCTCGTCAAGCTGGTGCTAAAAAAGTAATTTTTTCAGCTTCATCTTCAGCCTATGGCGATCAAAAAGAAATGCCCTTGCATGAAAATATGCCAGTTAATCCTATGAGTCCTTATGCGTTACACAAATATATAGGTGAGCGATATTTAAGACTCTACAACGAAGTATACGGCCTCCCTACAGTGGCTTTAAGATATTTTAATATTTATGGTAATAGACAACCCTTGGAAGGTGCTTATTGTCTTGTGATGGGTGTTTTTGCTAATCAAAGGTTAAGAGGGGAAAAAATGACTATAACAGGTGACGGAGAAAATAGAAGAGATTTTACATCTGTTGTTGATGCAGTAAGAGCAAATATCCTAGCCGCTGAATCAGATAAGGTCGGTAAGGGAGAAGTAATAAATATTGGACGAGGAAAAAATTATAGCGTAAATGAATTGGCAGCAATGATAGGAGGGCCAAGCAAAAACATTGAAGCTAGAATTGAACCGAAGGAAACTATTGCAGACAACACAAAGGCTAAGGAACTTCTCGGTTGGGAGCCAACAGTTGAATTGTCTGAATGGATAAAAGAATACAAAAAAGAACTAGGTATATAATTTTTGGAACCTAGACTTCAAAAATCAGAAATTAAAATATGAGGAGGATATTACTATTCTACATTGAGAAAAATAAAAAGATTTTTCGTTTTGTTGTAGCTGGAGGATCGGCGACTGCAGTTGATATTTTTTTGTTATTCTTTTTAACTGAAATAATTGGACTATGGTATATCCATTCGGCGGTGCTTGCTTTTGCGGCATCTTTTTTCGTTAGCTTTTATCTCCAAAAGTATTGGACATTTGAAGATAATAGAGAAAATATGAAAACAAAACAAATGCTTATGCATTTTATGGTTGCTAGTACCAACCTAACATTAAATACTTTTGGAATATTTTATTTAGTTCATTTTATGCATATATATTATCTATTGGCCCAGCTAATGGTTGTTGGATTTTTGGGCGTAGGTAGTTTTCTTATGTATAACATAGTAATTTTCAAAAAAACTTTAATCGAAAGTAAAATACTCGTAGATGAAAATAACGATAGATAAAAACAAGTATAATATAAATGCTGAGCAATTTTTAAGAAGAAATGGTTATGCTTTTATTGTAGATAGACGGAGAGGAAAAGAAAGTTTTGTTCGTAGAATGGGAGCTGGCCATTACCCGCGTTTTCATGTTTATATAAAAAGAGAGGACAATAGAATAATCTTTGATATGCATCTAGATCAGAAACAAGCGAGTTATGAGGGCTCTCATATGCATAATGCAGAATATGACGGTAATACAGTCCAAGCAGAAACAAATAGATTGAAAAGCCTTATTGCAAATGAATATAAAAAATCAAGTATTCAAAATATAAAAAAAGAGCCTGAGAAAGAAGAAGGGTTAACAAAGAGATTTTTTAAAGCTTTTTTTGGATAAAAACGAATATTTCAATAGTTCATTCTAGCAGCGAAAGGAGAAGAGCATGAAAATCGGTGATAAGGTTGTTTTTAAGCAGGAAATTATTGATAGATGCGAAAGGGCTGGTAATAATCCTGCGATGAAACCAGACAGTAAGGCTGAAATGGAGATTGTTGAAGTGAAAAAAAGCATTATTTTGGTCAGGTCTGGCGCTTGTATAATTCGCGTAAATCCAAGTGCTATAGAACCCGCTTAAAATTTAAGTAAGCCCTAGTTAAAACACTGGGGCTTTTTTTATGTTTAAAGTCTATTTTACTTTAAACTATAAAACAGTTAAAATACATAGAGAATTGCAAAATATTTGCAATAGTTTTGTTTTAGTTATAAGATATAAAAACTTTTAATATTAGTAAAAATAATGAATCAACCATCTGACGAAATAAAAGCTCGGCTTGATATTGTGGATGTTATTCGTGACTATATTCCACTTAAGGCATCTGGGATGAATTTCTCAGCAAGCTGCCCTTTTCACAATGAAAAAAGCGCTTCTTTTATGGTGAGCCCAGATAAACAGATTTGGCATTGTTTTGGTTGTGGTAAAGGTGGAGATATTTTTTCTTTTGTAATGGATTTAGAGGGAATTACTTTTATCGAAGCTTTGAGACTACTTGCTCCAAAAGCAGGAGTTACCCTTCAAGCCGTAAATCCAGAAACATCGTCAAAAAGAAACAAAGCACTCGATATTTTGGAATTGTCTGCGAAATATTATAATCATATATTAACTAATGAAAAAATAGCGGAGAATGCTCGAAAATATCTAGCTAAAAGAGAATTATCTAAAAAGACTATTGAAGATTGGCAGATTGGCTATAGTCTCGATTCTTGGGATAATTTATTTGGTTTTTTGAAAAAAAGAGGATTTAGTGAAGAAGAAATTTTTGAAGCTGGGATGACAACGAAGAAACAAAACGGACAAGGATATTTTGATCGTTTTCGAGGACGCATTATGTTCCCAATTTCTGATGTGAATGGGAATGTTGTTGCCTTTACTTCCCGAGTTAGTCCAGAAAAAGAAGCAACGGAGAAAATGGGTAAATATATCAATAGCCCCCAAACAGTTATTTATGATAAAAGCCGGATTCTTTTTGGTCTTGATAAGTCAAAACAAAAAATAAGACAACAAGACTACGCGGTAGTTGTTGAGGGACAAATGGATGTAATAACAGCCCACCAAAACGGGTTTAAAAATGTTATTGCCTCATCGGGCACGGCCCTATCGAAAGAACAACTGAATCTAATCAAGAGGTATACAAAAAATATTGCTCTTGCTTTTGATATGGATAAGGCAGGGGAATTGGCTGCAGAAAGGGCAATTAAAGAAGGCCAAATTGCTGAGATGAACATAAAAGTGATCGAAGTTCCTAATGGCAAAGATCCTGATGATTGTATAAAAAATGATATTGAAGGCTGGAAAAAAGCAGTAGGAGAAGCTAAACATATGATGGCTTATTACATTGACAAAACATTTTCCAAGTTTGATATTTCAGACATTACGGAAAGAGTTAAGGGGATAAATGTAGTTTCAAAACTTTTGGTTAATATATTAAATAATATCGAAAGAGATTATTGGATAAAAGAACTAAGCGAAAAGACTGATACAAAAGAAACTGACATAAAAAATGAATTAAAGAAGCTTCAAGCCAATGTTGACGACGGCAATATAGATAATTTTGATACATTTGAAGCTCCAAAGAGAGAGGAAACGAGAGAAGACAAATTAATTAAAATGCTTTTAACTTTAGTCCTAAAATTCCCAGACAACATCGAACATGTTATGAAAAATATAGAAACAGATTTTATAACTGATATTAACCACAAGACTCTTTACAAAAATTTGGCCCTGTATTATAATAAGCTTAATAATTTAATAGGAGAAACTTCTCGTGATAACAGTTTTAGCTATTCTCAGTTTAGAGATTACCTAGAAAAAGAAGCAGATCAAAACCAGCCAAAAATATTAGATGAGCTGGTTATTTTGGGTGATAGAGACTTTTTTGAATACGATAATGAGAAAGCAAGGGCAGAACTTATTGAAATTATTAAAAATATTAAACAATCATATTTGAGTCAAAGAAAAAAGGAAATTGAAAAACTTATCCAAGAATTGGAAAAAAACAACGAAGGCAAAGATGAGATTAAAGGTCTTATGGATGAATTTAAAATATTGTCCGATGAGTCAAGAGAACTATTTAAATAATATATATAATGGTCGTTCGAAAAAGCAAGACAACTAAAACGCCTATTTCTGCAAAGAAAAAGGCACCAAAAAAAGCTGCAGTAAAAGCTGGAGCTAAAAAATCAACTGCAAAGCCAAAAAAGAATGTCGTAAAAAAAATTAAATCGACAAAAAAGGCTACTCACAAAAACACTGCTAAACCAGCAGTCAAAAAATTTCCCAAAAAGAAGAAGTCCAAACAATTGAAGCCCAGAGAAGATCATGTAATTGTACTTCCTGATGAGGAAAAAATTGTTAGAACTATCGCTAAGGGAAGAACT from Patescibacteria group bacterium encodes the following:
- a CDS encoding Trp family transcriptional regulator; the protein is MGGKVKYNSLSESEKKKYLGDFYTMVSLLSGRDEVKSFFKDLLSLSEITMISRRIQIANYF
- the dnaG gene encoding DNA primase → MNQPSDEIKARLDIVDVIRDYIPLKASGMNFSASCPFHNEKSASFMVSPDKQIWHCFGCGKGGDIFSFVMDLEGITFIEALRLLAPKAGVTLQAVNPETSSKRNKALDILELSAKYYNHILTNEKIAENARKYLAKRELSKKTIEDWQIGYSLDSWDNLFGFLKKRGFSEEEIFEAGMTTKKQNGQGYFDRFRGRIMFPISDVNGNVVAFTSRVSPEKEATEKMGKYINSPQTVIYDKSRILFGLDKSKQKIRQQDYAVVVEGQMDVITAHQNGFKNVIASSGTALSKEQLNLIKRYTKNIALAFDMDKAGELAAERAIKEGQIAEMNIKVIEVPNGKDPDDCIKNDIEGWKKAVGEAKHMMAYYIDKTFSKFDISDITERVKGINVVSKLLVNILNNIERDYWIKELSEKTDTKETDIKNELKKLQANVDDGNIDNFDTFEAPKREETREDKLIKMLLTLVLKFPDNIEHVMKNIETDFITDINHKTLYKNLALYYNKLNNLIGETSRDNSFSYSQFRDYLEKEADQNQPKILDELVILGDRDFFEYDNEKARAELIEIIKNIKQSYLSQRKKEIEKLIQELEKNNEGKDEIKGLMDEFKILSDESRELFK
- a CDS encoding GDP-mannose 4,6-dehydratase — translated: MAKCIVTGGAGFIGSNLVDELIKRGDEVVIVDNLSTGKKENINSKARFHKEDIRNLERLTSIFEGADYVFHLAALARVQPSIEDPLTYHDVNVNGTHNVLEAARQAGAKKVIFSASSSAYGDQKEMPLHENMPVNPMSPYALHKYIGERYLRLYNEVYGLPTVALRYFNIYGNRQPLEGAYCLVMGVFANQRLRGEKMTITGDGENRRDFTSVVDAVRANILAAESDKVGKGEVINIGRGKNYSVNELAAMIGGPSKNIEARIEPKETIADNTKAKELLGWEPTVELSEWIKEYKKELGI
- a CDS encoding GtrA family protein, which translates into the protein MRRILLFYIEKNKKIFRFVVAGGSATAVDIFLLFFLTEIIGLWYIHSAVLAFAASFFVSFYLQKYWTFEDNRENMKTKQMLMHFMVASTNLTLNTFGIFYLVHFMHIYYLLAQLMVVGFLGVGSFLMYNIVIFKKTLIESKILVDENNDR
- a CDS encoding fibronectin type III domain-containing protein, with protein sequence MNNSNGSIALFDSKPEEGEDAPEAIDAVAWGGVEHVFEGSPIQLTENAISIERKANSKSSIETMLDIESDAFLGNGYDTNNNSEDFVSHTVSNPQGNGSSFEPRDLTIPGAVDDLGINSIEEHEAEISWTASLYSNIEIGALYKILYLKNNNCEGDVDWGNAASTTVPSRNQKDYFIAMVMIDPPYTYRILGLEDNTDYCLAIKVFNGEAWSDFSNIVNLKTEMSSTELITLVPTTGDYINIDRLSKEDSPYLVDRLMKVGQAGLIIEPGVIVKFNDIYLENGEEYPTGILAEGPITAIGTMEDVIIFTSDKDNNSGGDTDQNGNETRPAPGSWGSIDLHSKNNIFESVVFKYGARDLSRGVLNIFEDENEIIGSSFFDNSKGIEITHASSTNPTKITNNLFQDTGESISVFGDSNPVIENNIFVE